The Microcebus murinus isolate Inina chromosome 4, M.murinus_Inina_mat1.0, whole genome shotgun sequence genome has a segment encoding these proteins:
- the LOC105881591 gene encoding olfactory receptor 10D3-like: MTMRNHTPVTEFLLMGIPHTRGLENVLFVLFLAFYLLTLLGNLLILLAILSSSNLHTPMYFFLGNLSVFDIFFPSVSSPKMMLCLMGQGRAISYGGCASQLFFYHFLGCTECFLYTVMAYDRFAAICHPLRHTVITSRRACAIATLGAWVGSCLHASVLAFLVFKLPYCGPNEVDNFSCDVPVVLALACADTSLAQTVSFTNVGVVALLCFLLILASFARIVASVLRIGPAEGGRRAFSTCGAHLTSILLFYGPVVLVYLRPASSPWLDSVVQVLNNIVTPSLNPLIYTLRNKDVKLALRKALNSRSA, translated from the coding sequence ATGACGATGAGGAACCACACCCCAGTCACTGAGTTCCTCCTGATGGGCATCCCGCACACAAGAGGGCTGGAAAACgtgctctttgttttgtttctggccTTCTACCTGCTCACTCTGCTGGGGAATCTGCTCATTCTCCTGGCCATCCTCTCTTCCTCCAACCTCCACACCCCCATGTATTTCTTCTTGGGAAACTTGTCAGTGTTCGACATATTTTTCCCTTCAGTGAGCTCCCCCAAAATGATGCTCTGCCTCATGGGGCAAGGCAGGGCCATCTCTTACGGGGGCTGCGCCTCCCAGCTCTTCTTCTACCATTTCCTGGGCTGCACCGAGTGTTTCCTCTACACCGTGATGGCCTACGACCGCTTTGCGGCCATCTGCCACCCTTTGCGACACACCGTCATCACGAGCCGGCGGGCGTGCGCCATCGCGACTCTGGGCGCCTGGGTGGGGAGCTGTCTGCACGCGTCCGTCCTCGCATTCCTCGTCTTTAAGTTGCCCTACTGTGGCCCCAACGAGGTGGATAATTTTTCCTGTGACGTTCCAGTGGTGCTGGCCCTGGCCTGTGCCGACACCTCCCTCGCACAGACGGTGAGTTTCACCAACGTAGGTGTTGTTGcgctcctgtgttttcttcttatcCTCGCGTCGTTCGCTCGCATCGTTGCCTCCGTGTTGAGAATCGGCCCCGCAGAAGGCGGGCGCAGAGCCTTCTCCACCTGCGGGGCCCATCTGACCTCCATCCTGCTGTTCTATGGGCCAGTCGTCCTTGTTTATCTCCGACCTGCCTCGAGTCCCTGGCTGGACTCTGTGGTTCAGGTGTTGAATAACATTGTTACCCCTTCCCTGAATCCTTTGATATACACCTTGAGGAACAAAGATGTCAAGTTGGCGCTGAGAAAGGCGCTAAATTCCAGGAGTGCATAA